Part of the Amyelois transitella isolate CPQ chromosome 15, ilAmyTran1.1, whole genome shotgun sequence genome, agtatctacctaaccctccgggaaagaggcgtgattttatgttatgttatgtaaaagaattttacatgaataatttgtaaatttaatattgcttAGTAATCATctctcttttttcttttttaaaagtagttctagttttaattttgctcattccaaaatgacatattttaaaataaattaataatataattatatataaaaattgaaacatttttttattttaaatatatacaaaacattCTGTAAATTTGCAGAAAAGTGAATatctcaaataaaatttcaagttaTTAATGGATTagctatactaatattattaagagaaATGACATTTTGAAATGGTTTACtggaccaattttgatgaatttggcacattgaataaattaattattgctCACCTTCTTCTAATTATAGCCACTATTTCACGAAAGAGACAAATAGCTTCTTGAAGTATTAAACTACTTGCAGCTTCAGTAGCAGCCCTCTGTTGTGCAGCTTCAACTATTTGCACCCTTGCTTCTGCGGCTGTTAAATGAGCACGTCGGCGCCGTCGCCTAGGTTGTGGCGGGGCTTCAGCCTGTACCACACTAGGTACTTCGACGCCGACAGCCTCATCAGAGACAGCTGCTGCATGGGTTTGTGAaggatctgatgatgcagtAGTAATTTCTACAGCTGCAGGTAGAGAATCTGCCTCGATAGAACTAACAGTTTGAGATACCTGAAATTAACAAttgaaatattcattcatacaatcaCATTCTTATACCttaggagtagacagagcttacagtctcaaaaagacttaaagcattgaattattcatttatataatcacattcTTTGACCTTagggagtagacagagccaacacagTCTCAAAAGGGCTATGCCatgctcagctgtatggctttataatgtaatcaaattgttaaatttattatacaaaatacaatcaGTATGGTCATCACTAGGCTACTATGATATAGTCTATTCACTTATTTCTATGTACTAGGCGCCTATGACAACACATTTTGAGATCATGATGCCttagtcaataaatattaatgttttatccTAGTCtagtaaaaatgaaattgaataCATACACTAGAAGGAAGTTCTAACCATTCTTCTGCAATGGATTCGACTTCAATACCTCGAATGCCAGAGGGGCTAGCTTCAGGTCTCATATCatcctaaaaataaatggtttcattaatacatatataacataacataaattttttgtattattttataatttgtaggctttaatgtatttaagggATCTTACCTGCAATGGGTTCACCTGCACCGCTGGTAGACCCATGCCATAATCCTCACCGAggatacttaaaaattttatatctatttctGTTAGCTCTTCCCCACTTGGCGGGCCCCCTCCTGTCCTGCTGCTGCTCTCTCGAATTGTTCtatttttacgttttattttgCCCTTCAGGTCCACCCAGTACTAAAACTAATGAGACTGCGTCTGGTTTGTTGTTGATTtgcactaaaattaaaaaaatactttggtGAAGGCAGTTGGTTAAAAATATcccatattatgtatttatgcctTATTATAAGAAAACACTTTCTACTTACGACATAATATAGttttcttgtaaaataaataatagcctCAAAagttaagaatattaaaaatcactGCGATCCGGCAAACTTCTAAAACTGTTGTGAGGTAAGGCGCGTCGACTTAAAAAGCCGTGACAAGTAAAAAAAGGGATATTTCAAGTGGTTGCAGAACGGCTctacatattaaaaacattatttatgacTTAGGGACGAATTTAAAGTTATCGAAAACTTTCAAGTATCACTCAAGTATTCTAgcaggtacctacctacttatgtgACAGGCCGATTCGTTCGGACGGTCGTTCGAAACCATTTTAAACTAACATTTATTGATAACAATAACGCTAttgaatttatacaaataaaagtattttatagcGTGCAACAGTGCATTGAAATTCAGCAAAATTTAGGGTAacttcatatttaattaaatttataagtatttgttatctttaattatattattattgtattattatggtattattatttttattagaggtTTGAACGTTTCTATATTGACATCTCCACATTGAGCCATAGACAAAATAACCGTTCATCATTCAGCTTAAACCGTTCACCTTATAAGACGTCATGGTACGAGTTTTGAGCAGGCCTGCTAATAAACTGCCTTAATATTTGAACGGTTCTATAAAACGTTGTGGTAAGCCTCCTGAAACCGAAATAGCTAAAACCTTAATATTTTGccagaggcatgattttattacATGCTGTTCATAATGAAaggatttttcaaaattcgataGGGAATAGGGGTGAAAAAGGGAACAAACtttatatgacaaaaaaaaaacaaatagaaatgtgtaatttttcttattatttttatttaggtaagtatttaattattggAAAATTTATGGCGGTGTGGCCAGTTTGCATTAGTTAAGACTCGTGTGCCTTAACTAGCCATGGAAAGTCTGGCATCACGAAATTTTACTATAAAGCTGACTCGATTTCATGTTTTTGAGCAAAACATAAACAATAGAATGAATTAAAATGgttaatgaagaaaaaaacaatacaacgTATGTCGGTCTGGACGGAGCTACAAATactgtttttaaatctgtgggAATGGGAGGGGGAATTTTTTGGATGAAAAATAGatcacagatttaaaaacagaTTTTCAGAGATTTAGATACGTTTTTACACCTAAACAATGATTGGCAGAATCACTGAGTCTGGTGAAAGTCGAAGGGTGGAAGGAagtgaaagaaagaaatactTCTGTTAACGTCATCTTTCATTGTCAATGTCATATTTTCATCTTCAATCTTCATCGTAATCATTCATCTTAgtttaagatttaatttaaatattctacatTGAGTCCAATTAAAACTATGGCCAGTTCCTTGTGCAGATAtacacagatttaaaaacagaTTTTCAGAGATTTAGATACGTTTTTACACCTAAACAATGATTGGCAGAATCACTGAGTCTGGTGAAAGTCGAAGGGTGGAAGGAagtgaaagaaagaaatactTCTGTTAACGTCATCTTTCATTGTCAATGTCATATTTTCATCTTCAATCTTCATCGTAATCATTCATCTTAgtttaagatttaatttaaatattctacatTGAGTCCAATTAAAACTATGGCCAGTTCCTTGTGCAAAATATCCTCTGCTCTAATAAGCAGCTCGAAAAATCTAAGATATGCCGCTGGTTTGGTGAATAAATGCAACTTCTCTACTTCAAATGTCTACTCGGTAAGTTGCATAATCAATACCTTGCAAAACTCCTATAATGTAGCTTTACCGGTAACTTTCAGATCACTGTGTGTGCATTGTGTAATTCGATTATAAAggcaatttaatataaaatattttaaagactgcTTAAGGCTATAATCGTTGTAATCACTTTCGGTCGAAAATTGTATTGTGAATATAACTTTCAGATCCTTTAAAGTATATCTATTATCAAACTTTCATCTTACTAGCCTATGCGCGCGGCTTCGCCTTTAGTAGTGTTTTCCGTGATGAACTTTCAAGattagttaaataatttaacccattttttgttatagtttttattaatttcattatcattGAAATTTTTCACATGGGAACAGTACTTTTTCCAAGGTGAACTTTTCCACATATTCTATATCTTctcagtaggtaggtattttacattgcttagacaacagtgaactttatacattagcaataaagctcaaattgactgtacgtattagttagaaaatgtttgtatgggataaagaaaaggactgttttaaggtttttaggcaactatttggtattttttcatCGTAAAAACCATCCTTGAGCTTcgaagaatataaaaaaaagaattggtcAAATTGGTCCAGGCATTCTTGAGTTATGCGCTTACAACACATACTAAAAGCCAGAAGGAAAATATAGTTAGGTGTTATAAGTTATATGTAGCTGTATCTTTGTGACATTCTAGCTCCCTAACGGATGAACCAattcagattttatttttattggtttcaAAAGTGAATCAATTGGGTGTGCTGCCAAGATATGGCAGCCAggaattttggaaaaattatCAGTAACTGGAAATTATGCGTCTCTGGTCTAAGTGAAAGTTTATATGGATgtttttgttactctttttcactaaaactactgaacagatcaTCGGGTTCATAAATGAATTAGTCTACATAATTCAGATAACAGTCATGCTATTGGTACCTACATAGCAGCAAAAGATTCTGTGCATCACACTATATTTTgttggagtagacagagcccacagtcttggCATGGAGTTGAggttcaaaaagtgacaggttgctattcttatcacctacaagaagaatcccaagtttataaagcaTTCGCTCAATtcccttttacaacatctcaGGGGGACGATATGGATTGGTCCATTGGTACATAACAtcgcgcctctttcccagaagGGTAGTACATCTATTtgcttgccacaatctctgtaTAATTCTTTTGTTTGCCTCGCTTTTTCCCGATTTGATCCAGGTATGTTTATCTTTGCCTAAgagaaaaatttaagtaagtatcaGATTTTTCACGTCACTAAGATAGTTTCTAACCAGAAATGCGGAGTCGAGCTTAACCGATTGTAGATAATTTACTGGAaccggtttttttttactgacatGCCATGACCTAGTTTGTCTCAGgtgtataaatttttactatttgCGATCTTTTTCCATGTGTTTAggaaattatgttattataactggattttacttcttttctatctattttttaatattctaaatattaaaaaaaattaagacataCGATTTAAATTGTTGTATCAAAGTTGAAAATTATGGTATACAATACAGTAACTCTTTACTGGACTACAAAAAATTACAGCGTATATTTTCGaactttgataaaaatacaGATAGAGCAACATTTACACGGGCGAGGTAAATTCGtaaaatttatgataaaaatctaTGGTGCAGACGTAGGTTTACGTAAATTTCCAGCCAGTAACATAAGATAATTGAAATCATTGACATCATATCGAGTTAGTAACCGCAGTGAAATCAGTCTACACACAGCTTCGTGTGTCTGCGGTTGATATCgcgataaaaataactttggaAGGATAAGTAGTGGGGCTTTAACCGGTCTTGTTTTGACGCTACGTGGCCATTTAGAACCTCGTTTTATTCTCATTTGTTCGTTCGAAACAGCGGTACTGACATTCACTTTTATTACAATTCTGTCTGGTAGAAAGGCTAGCgcccaagttttttttttaattttaaaacaggccgaaaagaaaaaacatttttaaaaataacaaatttgaaaacttaTATTGACAGTGTAAATTTGACTCGTTGGCgggtgttttaaattttttgtgtcgtttatttttgtaaatttttgtagtttttatttgtattgtatttgaGTACTTGAAGTgaatttgtgaaaaaatgGCGTGTTCAGTGTGTTTATCGGACAAGAAGCctattaaatttgtaagtatttgtCTTTTGTATATGATACCGTGGAAGCTATCATTGATAGAAAGATTGATTTatgaattacttttttatcaacTTTTTCTCTCTTTTGCAATCTCTTGATGCGTaactatgaataaatatttaagtaaggCATTTCGTCACAACTTATTGAATCAACTGTAAAGAGCATCGTAGCTTAATAATCTGTTTATAAAGCAAtcaattcagtattttcaaatctctaggctctgtctaccccgtaagggataaatatatGATTTACCTATGAACTCTAACATAGAAATGAAATCAGTTTACTGTGTATTAtaccaataaatttaattacaaaagcaTGTATATAAcacctattagtatttttagttTCAAAACATTTCCAATGCCCTTTGGATGATTTATGTTCTgtcaaatgaatataaaacagaACTCAGCTGAATTGAAAAACCTGTTAAATACTAAAGAATGGTTGTAAATTACCAATTATAATGAGtacctataataatatacctcAATCTTTACTCCAATGTTCAACGGTTTGTGTCACCTTCagataaataacttaatggtttagtttagtttataattattattgtctgtgtaggtataataatcaaaaatcaaaacgaaaacatcgtgaggaaacctacacattcaggcaactggatgtgtaaccatgatcgatccaatatgggttaggtttacctgtaaAAATctaactcacccaatccaggatccaggactaaagccagttTACAAGTGTCAAACTTGAAAACGTGAATTTccgtcttttcgagactgttggctctgtctaccacgtaagggataaagacgtgccTGTGTCTTAAAAGAAATAGAGGAACCatcaaagtgccgtgtggttcccggcaccaatacaaaaaagaataggaccactccatctctttcccatggatgtcgtaaaaggcgactaagggataggcttacaaacttggta contains:
- the LOC132901772 gene encoding uncharacterized protein LOC132901772, with product MGLPAVQVNPLQDDMRPEASPSGIRGIEVESIAEEWLELPSSVSQTVSSIEADSLPAAVEITTASSDPSQTHAAAVSDEAVGVEVPSVVQAEAPPQPRRRRRRAHLTAAEARVQIVEAAQQRAATEAASSLILQEAICLFREIVAIIRRRYGKEPRDVPQDPAV